A genomic window from Nocardioides rotundus includes:
- a CDS encoding ferrochelatase codes for MSSPDASPYDALLLVSFGGPEKPEDVVPFLENVTRGRGIPRERLEEVGEHYYGFGGRSPINDLNRDFLAALREDLAGAGLDLPIYWGNRNWDPYLADTVRQMRDDGVRRAACFITSAYSSYSSCRQYRENLADAVAEVEGAPVLDRLRLYFNHPGFIEPVVDATLTALAELPPDALERVHLVFVTHSIPEAMNDASGPVGGAYVAQHRSAVAAVTERVRKRTTRRMESDLVFCSRSGPPQVPWLEPDVNDHLRTIRKQGATAAVVIPVGFVSDHMEVVYDLDTEAAATAEEIGLPFVRAATPGIDPRFVAMVRELLLERAAAERGEEPERPAVGRFLALPDRCPAGCCANPRGPRPALGQEQSA; via the coding sequence ATGAGCAGTCCCGACGCGAGCCCGTACGACGCGCTGCTCCTGGTCTCCTTCGGCGGGCCGGAGAAGCCCGAGGACGTCGTCCCGTTCCTGGAGAACGTGACGCGGGGCCGGGGCATCCCGCGGGAGCGGCTGGAGGAGGTCGGCGAGCACTACTACGGCTTCGGCGGACGCTCCCCGATCAACGACCTCAACCGCGACTTCCTGGCCGCGCTGCGCGAGGACCTGGCCGGGGCCGGCCTCGACCTGCCGATCTACTGGGGCAACCGCAACTGGGACCCCTACCTGGCCGACACCGTGCGCCAGATGCGCGACGACGGGGTGCGCCGGGCCGCCTGCTTCATCACCTCGGCCTACTCCAGCTACTCCTCGTGCCGTCAGTACCGCGAGAACCTCGCCGACGCGGTCGCGGAGGTCGAGGGCGCCCCGGTCCTGGACCGGCTCCGGCTCTACTTCAACCATCCCGGCTTCATCGAGCCGGTCGTCGACGCCACCCTGACCGCGCTGGCCGAGCTGCCGCCGGACGCGCTGGAGCGCGTGCACCTCGTCTTCGTCACCCACTCCATCCCCGAGGCGATGAACGACGCCAGCGGGCCGGTGGGCGGGGCCTACGTCGCGCAGCACCGCAGCGCCGTCGCCGCGGTGACCGAGCGCGTCCGCAAGCGCACCACCCGGCGGATGGAGAGCGACCTGGTCTTCTGCTCCCGCTCCGGCCCTCCCCAGGTGCCGTGGCTCGAGCCGGACGTGAACGACCACCTGCGGACGATCCGGAAGCAGGGCGCGACCGCGGCGGTGGTGATCCCCGTCGGGTTCGTCTCCGACCACATGGAGGTCGTCTACGACCTCGACACCGAGGCCGCGGCCACCGCGGAGGAGATCGGCCTGCCGTTCGTCCGCGCGGCCACCCCCGGCATCGACCCGCGGTTCGTGGCGATGGTCCGCGAGCTGCTGCTCGAGCGCGCGGCCGCCGAGCGCGGGGAGGAACCCGAGCGCCCGGCGGTGGGCCGCTTCCTCGCCCTTCCGGACCGGTGTCCTGCCGGGTGCTGCGCCAACCCCCGCGGGCCCCGCCCCGCTCTCGGTCAGGAGCAGAGCGCATGA
- a CDS encoding MFS transporter has product MLTTYRRVLAHPGALAFSGTGLVARLPLSMMGIGIVLLVSSVTGSYTIAGSVSAVYVVANAVFAVVQGRLVDSLGQHRVLPVAAVLFAVGLGGIMVSAQAGWPLTATYAAAFLSGASLPQVGSCVRARWAHVLHSPSERQTAFALEAVFDEVVFVAGPVLVAMLATGVHPLAGLAVALVVGLFGPLALAAQRGTEPPVHPVHHEDGTRPGMVWGVVAPLTGAMLGMGVLFGATEVATIALAESQDAARWSGVLLAAFAAGSLLAGVVTGAVAWRRGPAARLVLGSLGLLVAFGPTPFLDSLPVLGGWLLVCGLSVSPVLIAGMSLVEQASPARRLTEAMGILHTGLAAGVALGAAVAGAVVDRLGAGPAYWVSVAAAVVAVLCSLAARQRA; this is encoded by the coding sequence ATGCTCACGACCTACCGTCGGGTGCTCGCCCACCCCGGCGCGCTCGCGTTCAGCGGCACCGGGCTGGTCGCCCGGCTCCCGCTCTCGATGATGGGCATCGGCATCGTGCTGCTGGTCTCCTCGGTGACCGGGTCCTACACCATCGCGGGCTCGGTGTCGGCGGTGTACGTCGTCGCCAACGCCGTCTTCGCGGTCGTGCAGGGGCGGCTGGTGGACTCCCTGGGCCAGCATCGGGTGCTGCCCGTCGCCGCGGTCCTCTTCGCGGTCGGCCTCGGCGGGATCATGGTGAGCGCCCAGGCGGGCTGGCCGCTGACCGCGACGTATGCCGCGGCATTCCTCAGCGGGGCGAGCCTGCCCCAGGTCGGCTCGTGCGTCCGAGCCCGGTGGGCCCATGTGCTGCACTCGCCGTCCGAGCGGCAGACCGCCTTCGCGCTGGAGGCCGTCTTCGACGAGGTGGTCTTCGTCGCCGGCCCGGTGCTCGTGGCGATGCTCGCGACCGGGGTGCACCCGCTCGCGGGTCTCGCGGTGGCCCTGGTCGTCGGTCTGTTCGGCCCCCTGGCGCTGGCCGCCCAGCGCGGGACCGAGCCGCCGGTCCACCCGGTCCACCACGAGGACGGGACGCGCCCCGGCATGGTGTGGGGCGTCGTGGCGCCGCTGACCGGCGCGATGCTCGGCATGGGCGTGCTGTTCGGAGCGACCGAGGTCGCCACCATCGCCCTCGCCGAGAGCCAGGACGCGGCCCGATGGTCGGGCGTCCTGCTGGCCGCCTTCGCCGCCGGGAGCCTCCTGGCCGGCGTCGTCACCGGGGCCGTCGCCTGGCGCCGCGGGCCCGCGGCGCGCCTCGTGCTCGGGTCGCTGGGGCTGCTCGTCGCGTTCGGCCCCACTCCCTTCCTCGATTCGCTGCCCGTGCTCGGCGGCTGGCTGCTCGTCTGCGGCCTGTCGGTCTCGCCGGTGCTGATCGCGGGGATGTCGCTCGTGGAGCAGGCCTCCCCCGCCCGCCGGCTGACCGAGGCCATGGGCATCCTGCACACCGGCCTGGCCGCGGGGGTGGCGCTCGGTGCGGCGGTGGCCGGCGCCGTG